The Streptomyces pactum genome contains a region encoding:
- a CDS encoding PadR family transcriptional regulator: MSIGHTLLGLLESGPRHGYDLKRAFDEKFGHDRPLHYGQVYSTMSRLLKNGLVVVDGIEAGDGPERKRYAITDAGITDVQQWLATPEKPEPYLQSTLYTKVVLALLTHRDAADILDTQRSEHLRGMRILTDRKRKGDLADQLICDHALFHLEADLRWLELTAARLEKLREAVAR; the protein is encoded by the coding sequence ATGTCCATCGGTCACACCCTCCTGGGACTCCTGGAGTCCGGGCCGCGCCACGGTTACGACCTCAAGCGCGCCTTTGACGAGAAGTTCGGTCACGACCGGCCGCTGCACTACGGCCAGGTCTACTCGACGATGTCCCGCCTGCTGAAGAACGGCCTCGTCGTGGTCGACGGCATCGAGGCGGGCGACGGTCCCGAGCGCAAGCGGTACGCGATCACCGACGCGGGGATCACCGACGTACAGCAGTGGCTCGCCACGCCCGAGAAGCCCGAGCCGTATCTCCAGTCGACGCTCTACACCAAGGTCGTCCTCGCGCTGCTCACCCACCGCGACGCCGCCGACATCCTCGACACGCAGCGCTCGGAGCATCTGCGCGGCATGCGGATCCTCACCGACCGCAAGCGCAAGGGCGACCTCGCCGACCAGCTCATCTGCGACCACGCCCTGTTCCACCTGGAGGCCGACCTGCGCTGGCTGGAGCTCACCGCGGCGCGCCTCGAAAAGCTCCGTGAGGCGGTGGCCCGATGA
- a CDS encoding ABC transporter ATP-binding protein has product MTPPAGSLLSAEQLRKAYGPTLALDGAEFSIHPGEVVAVMGPSGSGKSTLLHCLAGIVPPDSGTITYNGRELSAMSDTRRSALRRSDFGFVFQFGQLVPELTCVENVALPLRLNGTSRKEAERAALTWMERLEVDDLRKKRPGEVSGGQGQRVAVARSLVTGPRVLFADEPTGALDSLNGERVMELLTDAARSTNAAVVLVTHEARVAAYSDREIVVRDGKSRDMERVV; this is encoded by the coding sequence ATGACTCCTCCCGCAGGTTCGCTGCTCTCGGCCGAGCAGCTCCGCAAGGCCTACGGCCCCACCCTCGCCCTCGACGGTGCCGAGTTCTCCATCCACCCCGGCGAGGTCGTCGCCGTGATGGGCCCCTCCGGGTCCGGCAAGTCCACGCTGCTGCACTGCCTCGCCGGCATCGTGCCGCCCGACTCGGGGACGATCACGTACAACGGGCGTGAACTGTCCGCCATGAGCGACACCCGGCGCAGCGCGCTGCGCAGGAGCGACTTCGGGTTCGTGTTCCAGTTCGGGCAGCTCGTGCCGGAGCTGACCTGCGTCGAGAACGTCGCCCTTCCGCTGCGCCTGAACGGCACCTCCCGCAAGGAGGCCGAGCGGGCCGCGCTGACCTGGATGGAGCGGCTCGAGGTCGACGACCTGCGAAAGAAGCGGCCCGGCGAGGTCTCCGGCGGCCAGGGGCAGCGGGTCGCGGTGGCGCGGTCGCTGGTCACGGGCCCCCGTGTCCTGTTCGCCGACGAACCGACCGGTGCGCTGGACTCCCTCAACGGCGAGCGCGTGATGGAACTCCTCACGGACGCCGCCCGCTCCACCAACGCCGCCGTCGTCCTGGTCACGCACGAGGCGCGGGTGGCCGCCTACTCCGACCGCGAGATCGTCGTACGGGACGGCAAGTCCAGGGACATGGAGCGGGTCGTATGA
- a CDS encoding ABC transporter permease, which produces MTAGQWGRDLAMGVRFAFTGGREGWTRAVLTAIGVGLGVALLLLTTAIPNALSVRHEREAARTDITFAVEQIPKADDTLVVADVGTEFRDADVRGRALEPEGPRAPLPPGVDEFPAEGEMVVSPALKRLLESDSGALLRERLPDRIVGTIAESGLIGSAELAFYRGAEGLAPHLDGGRISRIDRYGDPHPVSERSDPVLLLLVLVVFVVLLMPVAVFIAAAVRFGGERRDRRLAALRLVGSDSRMTRRIAAGEALAGALLGLVFGAGFFMIGRQLAGTAEVYRISVFPSYLNPSPLLALLVAVAVPAAAVLVTLFALRGVVIEPLGVVRAGRPARRRLWWRLLLPLAGLAMLYPMIGDGRDNGDFNQYLVTGGVVLLLVGVTALLPWIVETVVARLGSGPVAWQLAVRRLQMSSGTAARMVNGVAVAVAGAIALQMLFAGVDDDYTRPTGQDLSRAQMEVVLPSEVPVAPAADKLRDTEGVNAVYAYGEAYLGDRALEPDVGAMVTVGDCESLREIADLPSCRDGDVFAVHGAEWDGEVDMAKLATPGRKLYLDPSYEGGPKGMQVPWTVPQGVKAAKPRTGLLAGIDRGGFLITTKASPDALAPTLTGHAYLKLDESVTDVHERVRNTTAAIDPLADAMQWAATERTGRFDAIRTGLLVGTTCVLALIGASLLVTQLEQLRERKRLLSALVAFGTRRRTLSLSVLWQTAIPIALGLLLASVVGLTLGTVLLKMTGTPVRVDWTGVLSMTGIGAGVVLTVTLLSLPPLLRLMRPEGLRTE; this is translated from the coding sequence ATGACCGCGGGCCAGTGGGGCCGGGACCTCGCCATGGGGGTCCGCTTCGCCTTCACCGGCGGGCGCGAGGGATGGACCCGGGCCGTGCTGACGGCCATCGGCGTCGGACTCGGTGTGGCGCTGCTCCTGTTGACGACGGCGATCCCCAACGCGCTCTCCGTCCGGCACGAGCGGGAGGCCGCACGGACCGACATCACCTTCGCCGTCGAGCAGATACCGAAGGCCGACGACACCCTCGTGGTCGCCGACGTCGGCACGGAGTTCCGCGACGCGGACGTCCGGGGCCGTGCCCTGGAGCCCGAGGGGCCGCGGGCTCCGCTGCCGCCGGGGGTGGACGAGTTCCCGGCCGAGGGCGAGATGGTGGTCTCCCCCGCGCTGAAGAGGCTGCTGGAGTCGGACTCCGGGGCGCTGCTGCGCGAGCGGCTGCCGGACCGGATCGTCGGCACCATCGCGGAGAGCGGGCTGATCGGCTCGGCCGAACTCGCCTTCTACCGGGGCGCCGAGGGTCTCGCGCCGCACTTGGACGGCGGCCGGATCAGCCGTATCGACCGGTACGGGGACCCGCACCCGGTGTCCGAGCGGTCCGACCCGGTGCTGCTCCTGCTGGTCCTCGTCGTCTTCGTGGTGCTGCTGATGCCGGTCGCGGTGTTCATCGCCGCGGCGGTGCGGTTCGGCGGCGAGCGGCGGGACCGGCGGCTCGCGGCCCTGCGGCTGGTGGGCTCCGACAGCCGCATGACCCGGCGCATCGCCGCCGGGGAGGCCTTGGCGGGCGCGCTGCTGGGGCTGGTCTTCGGCGCCGGGTTCTTCATGATCGGGCGCCAGCTCGCCGGGACGGCCGAGGTGTACCGCATCAGCGTGTTCCCGAGCTACCTCAACCCCTCGCCGCTGCTCGCCCTGCTGGTGGCGGTGGCGGTGCCGGCGGCCGCGGTGCTGGTGACGCTGTTCGCGCTGCGCGGGGTGGTCATCGAGCCGCTCGGCGTGGTGCGGGCGGGCCGGCCGGCGCGGCGCCGGCTGTGGTGGCGGCTGCTGCTGCCGCTGGCGGGGCTGGCCATGCTCTACCCGATGATCGGTGACGGGCGCGACAACGGGGACTTCAACCAGTATCTGGTGACCGGCGGTGTCGTCCTGCTCCTGGTCGGCGTGACCGCGCTGCTGCCGTGGATCGTGGAGACCGTCGTCGCCCGGCTCGGCTCCGGCCCCGTGGCCTGGCAGCTCGCCGTGCGCAGGCTGCAGATGAGCAGCGGCACGGCGGCCCGCATGGTCAACGGCGTGGCGGTGGCCGTCGCCGGGGCGATCGCGCTGCAGATGCTGTTCGCGGGCGTGGACGACGACTACACCAGGCCCACCGGGCAGGACCTGTCGCGGGCGCAGATGGAGGTGGTGCTGCCGAGCGAGGTGCCGGTGGCGCCGGCCGCCGACAAGTTGCGGGACACCGAGGGTGTGAACGCCGTCTACGCCTACGGCGAGGCTTACCTCGGCGACCGCGCGCTGGAGCCTGACGTCGGCGCGATGGTGACCGTGGGCGACTGTGAGTCGTTGCGGGAGATCGCCGACCTGCCGTCCTGCCGTGACGGGGACGTGTTCGCCGTCCACGGTGCCGAGTGGGACGGCGAGGTCGACATGGCGAAGCTGGCGACGCCCGGACGCAAGCTGTACCTCGACCCGTCGTACGAGGGCGGGCCGAAGGGCATGCAGGTCCCCTGGACGGTGCCGCAGGGCGTCAAGGCGGCGAAGCCGCGTACCGGCCTGCTCGCCGGTATCGACCGGGGCGGCTTCCTGATCACGACCAAGGCGTCGCCGGACGCACTCGCACCCACCCTGACCGGGCACGCGTACCTCAAGCTCGACGAGTCCGTCACGGACGTGCACGAGCGGGTACGCAACACCACCGCGGCCATCGACCCACTGGCGGACGCCATGCAGTGGGCGGCCACGGAGCGGACCGGCCGGTTCGACGCCATCCGCACCGGTCTGCTCGTCGGGACGACGTGTGTGCTGGCACTGATCGGCGCCAGTCTGCTGGTCACGCAGCTCGAGCAGTTGCGCGAGCGGAAGCGACTGCTGTCGGCCCTGGTCGCCTTCGGCACCCGGCGCCGCACCCTGAGCCTGTCGGTGCTGTGGCAGACCGCGATCCCCATCGCGCTGGGCCTGCTGCTGGCCTCGGTGGTGGGCCTGACGCTGGGCACGGTGCTGCTGAAGATGACCGGCACCCCGGTCCGCGTCGACTGGACCGGCGTCCTCTCCATGACCGGCATCGGCGCCGGGGTGGTCCTGACGGTGACCCTTCTCAGCCTGCCGCCGCTGCTGCGGCTGATGCGGCCGGAGGGGCTGCGCACGGAGTAG
- a CDS encoding LysR substrate-binding domain-containing protein: MTGRKRQPSLAQLRAFAAVAEHLHFRDAAAAIGMSQPALSGAVSALEEALGVTLLERTTRKVLLSPAGERLAVRTKAVLAEVGALLEEAEAVRAPFTGVLRLGVIPTVAPYLLPTVLRLVHDRYPDLDLQVHEEQTASLLDGLTSGRLDLLLLAVPLGVPGVTELPLFDEDFVLVTPLDHRLGGREGIEREVLRELRLLLLDEGHCLRDQALDICREAGRAGVPATTTAAGLSTLVQLVAGGLGVTLLPRTAVRVETSRSSRLLTGSFADPAPTRRIALAMRTGAARSAEYEELAAALREAMADLPVRTVHG, encoded by the coding sequence GTGACAGGTAGGAAGAGGCAGCCCAGCCTCGCCCAGCTACGGGCTTTCGCGGCGGTCGCCGAGCATCTGCACTTCCGCGACGCCGCCGCCGCGATCGGTATGAGCCAGCCCGCGCTCTCGGGCGCCGTCTCGGCGCTGGAGGAGGCACTGGGTGTCACCCTCCTGGAGCGTACGACGCGCAAGGTGCTGCTCTCGCCGGCGGGCGAACGGCTCGCGGTGCGGACGAAGGCGGTACTCGCGGAGGTCGGCGCGCTGCTGGAGGAGGCGGAGGCGGTGCGGGCACCGTTCACCGGGGTGCTGCGGCTCGGGGTCATCCCGACGGTGGCGCCGTATCTGCTGCCCACGGTGCTGCGCCTCGTCCACGACCGCTACCCCGACCTCGACCTCCAGGTCCACGAGGAGCAGACCGCGAGCCTGCTGGACGGCCTCACGTCCGGCCGCCTCGACCTGCTCCTGCTGGCGGTGCCGCTCGGCGTGCCCGGGGTCACGGAACTCCCGCTCTTCGACGAGGACTTCGTGCTCGTCACCCCGCTCGACCACCGGCTCGGCGGCCGGGAGGGCATCGAGCGCGAGGTGCTGCGCGAGCTGAGGCTGCTGCTGCTCGACGAGGGGCACTGCCTGCGCGACCAGGCGCTCGACATCTGCCGTGAGGCGGGCCGCGCGGGCGTCCCGGCGACGACGACGGCCGCCGGTCTGTCGACGCTGGTGCAGTTGGTGGCGGGCGGCCTCGGGGTGACGCTGCTGCCGCGTACGGCGGTCCGCGTCGAGACGTCCCGCTCCAGCCGGCTCCTCACCGGCTCCTTCGCGGACCCGGCCCCGACCCGCCGCATCGCCCTCGCCATGCGCACGGGCGCGGCGCGCTCCGCGGAGTACGAGGAGCTGGCGGCGGCCCTCCGGGAGGCGATGGCGGACCTGCCGGTGCGCACGGTCCACGGCTGA
- a CDS encoding peroxiredoxin, which translates to MLTVGDKFPEFDLTACVSLEKGKEFQQINHKTYEGQWKVVFAWPKDFTFVCPTEIAAFGKLNDEFADRDAQVLGFSGDSEFVHHAWRKDHPDLTDLPFPMMADSKHELMRDLGIEGEDGFAKRAVFIVDQNNEIQFTMVTAGSVGRNPKEVLRVLDALQTDELCPCNWSKGDETLDPVALLAGE; encoded by the coding sequence GTGCTCACTGTCGGTGACAAGTTCCCCGAGTTCGATCTGACCGCCTGCGTCTCGCTGGAGAAGGGCAAGGAGTTCCAGCAGATCAACCACAAGACCTACGAGGGTCAGTGGAAGGTCGTCTTCGCCTGGCCCAAGGACTTCACCTTCGTGTGCCCGACCGAGATCGCCGCCTTCGGCAAGCTGAACGACGAGTTCGCCGACCGTGACGCGCAGGTCCTCGGCTTCTCCGGCGACTCCGAGTTCGTGCACCACGCCTGGCGCAAGGACCACCCGGACCTGACCGACCTGCCGTTCCCGATGATGGCGGACTCCAAGCACGAGCTGATGCGCGACCTCGGCATCGAGGGCGAGGACGGCTTCGCCAAGCGCGCCGTGTTCATCGTGGACCAGAACAACGAGATCCAGTTCACCATGGTGACCGCCGGCTCGGTCGGCCGTAACCCCAAGGAGGTCCTGCGGGTCCTCGACGCCCTGCAGACCGACGAGCTCTGCCCGTGCAACTGGAGCAAGGGCGACGAGACCCTCGACCCGGTCGCGCTGCTGGCCGGGGAGTGA
- a CDS encoding alkyl hydroperoxide reductase produces the protein MSLDSLKSAVPDYAKDLKLNLGSVIGNSDLPAQQLWGTVLATAIASRSPIVLRELEPEAKASLTPEAYSAAKSAAAVMAMNNVFYRTRHLLSDHEYGTLRAGLRMNVIGNPGVDKVDFELWSFAVSAINGCGMCLDSHEQVLRKAGVDRETIQEAFKIAAVVEAVGATLDAEAVLAGQ, from the coding sequence ATGTCCCTCGACTCCCTGAAGTCCGCCGTACCGGACTACGCCAAGGACCTGAAGCTCAACCTGGGCTCGGTCATCGGCAACTCCGACCTCCCGGCGCAGCAGCTCTGGGGCACCGTGCTGGCGACCGCCATCGCCTCGCGCTCCCCCATCGTGCTGCGCGAGCTGGAGCCGGAGGCGAAGGCCAGCCTCACGCCCGAGGCGTACTCGGCCGCCAAGTCGGCCGCCGCCGTCATGGCGATGAACAACGTCTTCTACCGGACCCGGCACCTGCTGTCGGACCACGAGTACGGCACCCTGCGCGCCGGTCTGCGGATGAACGTCATCGGCAACCCGGGCGTCGACAAGGTCGACTTCGAGCTGTGGTCCTTCGCGGTGTCCGCCATCAACGGCTGCGGCATGTGCCTGGACTCGCACGAGCAGGTGCTCCGCAAGGCCGGTGTGGACCGCGAGACGATCCAGGAGGCGTTCAAGATCGCCGCCGTGGTCGAGGCCGTCGGCGCCACGCTGGACGCCGAGGCGGTTCTCGCCGGCCAGTAG
- a CDS encoding AI-2E family transporter has translation MSRVPGWLGRLGAGLTRMSKRLDERREGADAPEPAADDAAPPFPYDLSQEHASTQYPLVVQARPDPAQAVPWGMRVAAEAGWRLLVLAGTVWVLMRVISAVQLVVLAFVAALLITALLQPTVAWLRRHGVPRGPATALTAILGFVVMGLIGWFVTWQVMENIDNLSDQVQDGIDELRNWLLNSPFHVTDKQINEIAKNLREAVGANTDQITSAGLEGVTVVVEALTGILLAAFSTLFLLYDGKRIWQWTLKLVPAAARPGVAGAGPRAWRTLTAYVRGTVVVALIDAIFIGIGIYFLDVPMAVPLAVFIFLFAFIPLVGAVVSGALAVVVALVTQGMFAAVMTLVVVLVVQQIEGHILQPFILGRAVRVHPLAVVLSVATGGMVAGIGGAVVAVPLVAVTNTVVGYLRAYSREAVVRQAPKPTGATPTDASPAAEPTPPPTEAEPPPADTSPA, from the coding sequence ATGTCTCGAGTGCCAGGGTGGCTCGGTCGGCTCGGCGCCGGACTGACGCGGATGAGCAAGCGGTTGGACGAGCGCCGCGAGGGCGCCGACGCACCGGAGCCGGCCGCCGACGACGCAGCGCCGCCGTTCCCGTACGACCTGTCTCAGGAGCACGCCTCCACGCAGTACCCGCTCGTGGTCCAGGCCCGCCCCGACCCGGCCCAGGCCGTGCCCTGGGGAATGCGCGTCGCCGCCGAGGCGGGGTGGCGGCTGCTGGTCCTCGCGGGCACCGTGTGGGTGCTGATGCGGGTCATCAGCGCCGTACAGCTCGTGGTGCTGGCGTTCGTGGCGGCGCTGCTGATCACGGCACTGCTCCAGCCGACCGTGGCGTGGCTGCGCCGGCACGGGGTGCCGAGGGGGCCTGCCACCGCCCTGACCGCGATCCTGGGGTTCGTGGTGATGGGGCTGATCGGGTGGTTCGTCACCTGGCAGGTCATGGAGAACATCGACAACCTCTCCGACCAGGTCCAGGACGGCATCGACGAGCTGCGCAACTGGCTCTTGAACAGCCCGTTCCACGTCACCGACAAGCAGATCAACGAGATCGCCAAGAACCTGCGCGAGGCGGTCGGCGCCAACACCGACCAGATAACGTCCGCCGGTCTCGAGGGGGTCACCGTCGTCGTCGAGGCGCTCACGGGCATCCTGCTGGCCGCCTTCTCGACGCTCTTCCTGCTCTACGACGGCAAGCGCATCTGGCAGTGGACGCTGAAGCTGGTGCCGGCGGCGGCCCGGCCGGGCGTGGCCGGTGCCGGCCCGCGCGCGTGGCGGACGCTGACGGCGTATGTGCGCGGCACGGTGGTGGTGGCGCTGATCGACGCCATCTTCATCGGCATCGGCATCTACTTCCTGGACGTGCCGATGGCCGTCCCGCTGGCCGTGTTCATCTTCCTGTTCGCCTTCATCCCGCTGGTCGGCGCCGTGGTGTCGGGAGCGCTCGCGGTCGTGGTGGCGCTGGTGACGCAGGGCATGTTCGCGGCGGTCATGACGCTCGTCGTGGTGCTGGTGGTGCAGCAGATCGAGGGGCACATCCTGCAGCCGTTCATCCTGGGACGCGCGGTACGGGTCCATCCGCTGGCGGTGGTGCTGTCGGTGGCCACGGGCGGCATGGTGGCCGGCATCGGCGGCGCGGTGGTCGCCGTACCGCTGGTGGCGGTGACGAACACCGTCGTGGGCTACCTGCGTGCGTACTCCCGTGAGGCCGTCGTGCGGCAGGCCCCGAAGCCGACCGGCGCCACGCCGACGGACGCCTCCCCGGCGGCGGAGCCCACGCCGCCGCCCACGGAGGCCGAGCCGCCCCCGGCGGACACCTCTCCGGCGTAG
- a CDS encoding transglycosylase SLT domain-containing protein, with amino-acid sequence MSRISVRGFAVASATAVTAVGSVVGVASGSTAQNNDAEATAAGTTLLADIPMGEQAQVQTASLTQQADVQAIAADASAKKDAEEAARKAAAETAVAKQEKAKKAAAAAEEAKKREAAKEAASRDAERESTSFSVQSSYSTSQIQAMARQMVPSGQWQCFSNIVDHESSWNYKAVNPSSGAYGLFQALPAGKYSSAGADWRTNPATQIKWGLNYMDNRYGSPCEAWTFWQANHWY; translated from the coding sequence GTGAGCCGGATCTCGGTCCGGGGATTCGCAGTGGCCTCGGCCACGGCGGTCACCGCAGTCGGAAGCGTCGTCGGCGTTGCCTCGGGCAGCACCGCGCAGAACAACGACGCGGAGGCGACAGCAGCGGGTACGACGCTGCTCGCGGACATCCCCATGGGCGAGCAGGCGCAGGTGCAGACCGCGTCCCTGACGCAGCAGGCCGACGTACAGGCCATCGCCGCGGACGCGAGCGCCAAGAAGGACGCCGAGGAGGCGGCCCGCAAGGCAGCCGCCGAGACCGCTGTGGCCAAGCAGGAGAAGGCCAAGAAGGCGGCAGCGGCGGCCGAGGAGGCCAAGAAGCGCGAGGCGGCGAAGGAAGCGGCCAGCCGCGACGCCGAGCGCGAGTCCACCAGCTTCTCCGTCCAGAGCTCCTACAGCACCAGCCAGATCCAGGCGATGGCCCGTCAGATGGTCCCCAGCGGCCAGTGGCAGTGCTTCAGCAACATCGTGGACCACGAGTCGAGCTGGAACTACAAGGCGGTCAACCCCTCCTCGGGCGCCTACGGTCTCTTCCAGGCGCTGCCGGCGGGCAAGTACTCCTCCGCGGGCGCCGACTGGCGGACCAACCCGGCCACCCAGATCAAGTGGGGCCTCAACTACATGGACAACCGCTACGGCAGCCCGTGTGAGGCCTGGACCTTCTGGCAGGCCAACCACTGGTACTGA
- a CDS encoding PhoH family protein: protein MVTSTKRHKPDRRTYVLDTSVLLADPNALNRFDEHEVVLPIVVVTELEAKRHHPELGYFARQALRLLDEFRVRHGRLDAPIPIGDLGGTVRVELNHSDPGVLPTGYRLGDNDSRILAVARNLQAEGFDVTVVSKDLPLRIKASSVGLLAEEYRAELAITDASGWTGMSELTLPGEQVDILFEEGRVHVPEAAELPVHTGLTIQSERGKALGRVTPDGSVRVVRGDREAFGIKGRSAEQRIALDLLLDPDVGIVSMGGRAGTGKSALALCAGLEAVLERRQHQKVMVFRPLYAVGGQELGYLPGSEAEKMSPWAQAVFDTLSAVTSREVIEEVTARGMLEVLPLTHIRGRSLHDAFVIVDEAQSLERNVLLTVLSRVGANSRVVLTHDVAQRDNLRVGRYDGVVAVVEKLKGHPLFAHVTLTRSERSQIAALVTEMLEDGHI, encoded by the coding sequence GTGGTGACCAGCACAAAGCGCCACAAGCCCGATAGGCGCACCTACGTTCTCGACACCAGCGTCCTGCTGGCGGACCCGAACGCTCTGAACCGCTTCGACGAGCACGAGGTCGTGCTCCCCATCGTCGTGGTGACGGAGTTGGAGGCCAAACGGCACCATCCCGAGCTCGGCTACTTCGCCCGGCAGGCTCTGCGCCTGCTCGACGAGTTCCGAGTACGGCACGGTCGCCTCGACGCCCCCATTCCGATCGGGGATCTCGGCGGCACCGTGCGTGTCGAGCTCAACCACTCGGACCCCGGCGTGCTGCCCACCGGCTACCGCCTGGGGGACAACGACTCCCGCATCCTCGCGGTCGCCCGCAATCTGCAGGCGGAGGGGTTCGACGTCACCGTCGTGTCCAAGGACCTCCCGCTGCGGATCAAGGCCTCGTCCGTCGGCCTGCTCGCCGAGGAGTACCGCGCCGAGCTCGCCATCACGGACGCCTCCGGCTGGACCGGCATGTCGGAACTGACGCTGCCCGGCGAGCAGGTGGACATCCTCTTCGAGGAGGGGCGGGTCCACGTCCCGGAAGCCGCCGAACTGCCGGTGCACACCGGTCTGACCATCCAGTCCGAGCGCGGCAAGGCCCTCGGCCGGGTCACGCCCGACGGCAGCGTCCGCGTGGTGCGCGGCGACCGGGAGGCGTTCGGCATCAAGGGCCGCAGCGCCGAGCAGCGGATCGCGCTCGACCTGCTTCTCGACCCGGACGTCGGCATCGTGTCGATGGGCGGCCGGGCCGGCACCGGCAAGTCGGCGCTGGCGCTGTGCGCGGGCCTGGAGGCCGTGCTGGAGCGCCGGCAGCACCAGAAGGTGATGGTCTTCCGTCCGCTGTACGCGGTGGGCGGGCAGGAGCTCGGGTATCTGCCCGGCTCCGAGGCGGAGAAGATGAGCCCGTGGGCGCAGGCGGTCTTCGACACGCTGTCGGCGGTCACCAGCCGGGAGGTCATCGAAGAGGTCACCGCGCGCGGGATGCTGGAGGTGCTGCCGCTCACCCACATCCGCGGCCGCTCTCTGCACGACGCGTTCGTGATCGTGGACGAGGCCCAGTCCCTGGAGCGGAACGTCCTGCTGACCGTGCTGTCCCGGGTTGGAGCCAATTCGCGGGTCGTACTGACCCATGACGTGGCGCAGCGGGACAACCTGCGGGTGGGGCGGTACGACGGAGTCGTCGCCGTCGTCGAGAAGCTGAAGGGTCATCCGCTCTTCGCGCACGTCACCCTGACGCGCTCCGAGAGGTCCCAGATCGCGGCACTTGTGACCGAAATGCTGGAGGACGGCCACATCTGA
- a CDS encoding winged helix DNA-binding domain-containing protein, with protein sequence MTKTVRITWGAASARRLERQFLAMSARTGTPVADVAGAMLGVHAQVLSAAELSLGLRTDGVTRADVRTSLWPTGSASAPASTAPSTPASTAPSASASTSPSASASTAPSLVKTHGPRGTVHLLPARDLPMWCAALPAISGGPGPFPSGVRLTRRQAEEVVAAIGDALDGTFLTIDELGDEVVARTGPWAGDLVMPAFQTMWPRWRQALHLAGQSGALCFGPNRGRKVTYTRPPRITPLRSDEALRLLVLRYLHTYGPATPQHFARWLAAPPAWAGALYDRLAAAGEIEQADFEATGAAQAWVVTGDTAFPGGPEQEDLLRGVRLLPYFDAYLIAAQPRELLFPGAAYQRALAGGQAGNFPVLLVDGVAAGVWHQRRRGRRTTVTVEPLGRLTARQERELAARVDRVGEVLEARAELVVGEVTVGAHA encoded by the coding sequence ATGACGAAGACGGTGCGCATCACTTGGGGCGCGGCGAGCGCGCGGCGGCTCGAGCGACAGTTCCTGGCCATGTCCGCCCGAACGGGCACGCCGGTCGCCGACGTGGCCGGCGCGATGCTCGGCGTCCACGCCCAGGTGCTGTCGGCGGCCGAACTCTCGCTGGGCCTGCGGACCGACGGCGTGACCCGGGCGGACGTACGGACGTCCTTGTGGCCGACCGGATCCGCCTCCGCGCCGGCCTCCACAGCTCCCTCCACGCCGGCCTCAACGGCTCCTTCCGCGTCGGCCTCCACGTCTCCTTCCGCGTCGGCCTCCACGGCTCCCTCGCTCGTCAAGACGCACGGCCCGCGCGGGACGGTGCACCTGCTCCCCGCCCGCGACCTGCCGATGTGGTGTGCCGCACTGCCCGCGATCTCCGGCGGGCCGGGCCCCTTCCCGTCCGGCGTACGGCTCACGCGGAGGCAGGCGGAAGAGGTGGTGGCGGCTATCGGCGACGCCCTCGACGGCACGTTCCTGACCATCGACGAACTCGGCGACGAGGTCGTCGCCCGCACCGGTCCCTGGGCCGGCGACCTGGTGATGCCGGCGTTCCAGACCATGTGGCCGCGCTGGCGGCAGGCGTTGCACCTGGCGGGCCAGTCAGGCGCCCTGTGCTTCGGCCCCAACCGTGGCCGCAAGGTGACGTACACCCGCCCGCCCCGCATCACTCCGCTGCGGTCCGACGAAGCACTGCGGCTCCTCGTACTCCGTTACCTGCACACATACGGTCCGGCCACGCCGCAGCACTTCGCCCGGTGGCTGGCCGCACCGCCCGCCTGGGCCGGGGCCCTGTACGACCGGCTGGCCGCCGCCGGCGAGATCGAGCAGGCCGATTTCGAGGCAACCGGCGCGGCCCAGGCATGGGTGGTCACGGGCGACACCGCCTTCCCCGGCGGGCCCGAACAGGAAGACCTGCTGCGTGGCGTGCGGCTGCTGCCGTACTTCGACGCGTATCTCATCGCGGCCCAGCCGCGGGAGCTGCTCTTCCCCGGAGCCGCGTACCAGCGGGCGCTGGCGGGCGGGCAGGCGGGCAACTTCCCCGTACTGCTGGTGGACGGCGTAGCGGCGGGCGTCTGGCACCAGCGGCGCCGGGGGCGGCGTACGACGGTCACGGTCGAACCGCTGGGACGCCTGACGGCCCGGCAGGAGAGGGAACTGGCGGCACGGGTGGATCGGGTCGGGGAGGTACTGGAGGCCCGGGCCGAGCTGGTGGTGGGCGAGGTGACGGTGGGCGCGCACGCCTGA